The Asterias amurensis chromosome 20, ASM3211899v1 region TCGTTACTGTAAACTTCAATCGAGATTACTGTACTTTTTACTGTAAATATAACTTGTTTTGTTCAGTAAAAGTTATAACTACTGTACAGATAATACAGTAATTTACCGTGTAAATACGGCACCATTTCTTTAACTGTAAAAAGTACAGTTATTTACCAGTTAATAAAAATACAGCATGACATTGTGATACTGTGTAATATTATGATAACAGTGAAACTTTACTTTCAGTTTTACAGTAAGTTACTGGCAACTCAGCTGCCAGTAATTTACTGTAATTTTACAGTGACACATTTTACAGTGTAGGCTACAAGTCCTTTGAAAAGGGGGACTTTGTAAAATGGTTGTTTGgttgattttgttatttcacAGGCTGCTATTCCGCTGGAGAGGCTGATGCTTAAAGgattttgggattttttttttctcttaatgtggagttatgcaactccgtttattcaacaacaaacaTCAGCAACAACATACATCAATAAAACAAGCTGCAATAAATACTGCTATTTAGCAGATACAATGAGCTACGGGAGTTAATATAAAGACAGTAAATTgataacatacaaacaaacacaaaagacaacaatatttatatGTACATTTTAGCGTGACCTAATCACGGTgtttgagaaaaacaatgggTTGAAATTACTTCAGACGATAAtagttaacaaaacaaaaaaataaataaacaaaaggtaATTAAATGGAAGGTGACGGCCTATAGTGAAAAATGCCATTAGTAATCGAAATTTACATCATCATTAGTGGCGAAGCACAACGCTTTATTTCTAGTGTAAATATCGAAAGAGTCTGGGCTCAATCTGGTCTTTTCCATACGAAGAAAGTATATAAGGATTTGTTTAACTGAATGATGATGTTAAATTCTGCTGGTCCGGAATAACTGTTGAACACATTTTTGCATCTTTTATGCCAGATCAGTTTGAGCAGTTTAGCTATGACAACAGCCTGAACTGGTTCTAAATTATAACCAAGAATTCTATTAGAGTCATTCAAGTAATAGTGTTTGTTACCAGTATATTTCCTGGGCGGTCTTTCCACAAAGATCCAAGCCTCCCAAGTGTGGGTACAATAAATAAAGATATGTTCGTGAGTTTCATTGTTAACGTTACAAAGTGGGCATGTTAGTTCTTTAATAACACCTATTTTCAGCAAAACGTCTTTAGTGGGTAGAATTATATGTCTAAGTTTGTACATAAACTGTTTGTCATCCAGATCCATTAAGTTAATTATATGAACTGCATAATGTGTAAATTTGTTTCTCCCAAGGTGCAAGGGTTAAACCCATTTTTCCAATTACTCATCCAAACTAAGCCCAAGGTAAATCTTGTCCTAGATGAAAAATGTGTTTCCATTTAACTTGCACCTTGGGAGAAACAAATTTACACATTATGCAGTTCATATAATTAGACTTCATTGACATTATTCCACAATGGAATTTCCATGGCTTCCCAAATGCTGGTAAAATTGCATCAAATTGCATAAAAGCTTCACTCCTGCGTACTTAAAGGCGACGATAAGTTAATGATAAAAAGGGGTGATTTGAAGATTCTTACGAATGTTAGCAAATATGTACCATTCTAAATGATCGTCTGCTCCGGCTCATTTCAACCAGTAATCAAAACACAGTTTCCATTTACCATCAGAGGATACCGAACTAACCATTGAagcttaaaaataattaatttactcTCAATTTCCAATTTTCAAAAGgcccattccccccccccccccccaattttggGGAACCTTTGATGGTATTTCTCTTGATTTTCTCCATTTTCCCActccaaaaaaaaatacaaataagaTCATTCATCTTTGTGGTCCAGTAGTTGGGACATTCAACCACGCTTCCCAAATAGTTAATCACTGCTCCtatcaaattgttcacaataacTACTTTACCATTTAAAGTGAGGTGACGTTTTGGCCATTTGTCAAGAGTAGAGCTAATTTTGTTAATTCTGGGACCCTATTATTATGTCTTCAGGCGAAATGTCAGTCCCAAATATGATACCGAGAATTTTAAGTTTCTTAACAAATTTGAAACTACCAGGTCTATCTTTTCTACTTCTCCAGTTCCCTAACCAAAGACCTTTAGAATTATCAACATTAAGTTTGGAACCACTACCTTTACAATACACGTTGAGAATGTTCTGAATAACATCGAATTCCTTATTGTCACTAACAAATATATTAGTGTCGTCAGCATGTTGGATTAAACGAACACTGCATTCCCCATTAGGGGTAACAATACCTTTTAAGTTTACGATTcgaaatggtttattaaaaacaaagatCATCGCAACCAAAGGCTGAATTGCAATCAAATTACCAAGagataacaaataaacacatttctacaagaagaaacaaaattaatattaaacgccattattaaaaaacaagattaacAAAGTTATGATTAAAAATCTGTTGTGGTCCAAGAAGTTTGAAGCGAAACCGCCTCAAAATTGGGACTACCAAAATATACATCGATGAAAGAAATGACAACCAGAATAAGCTAATATTAATGTCATGTGTAAAGGAAAGTTATAAACTTTGCTTTACATCatacaaataaatttaaaaatccACTTGGAATCTTGAAACAACATATCTAACTATGCTTTATTTGACAAGTCTCGCACCAATAAAAAGGGTGGTGGGGAAGCAATCTATGCCAGAAGTAACCTCAAAGTCAAACCCTTATCGCACCACATCTGTAACTTTGAATGCATGTGGATTAAAGTTGAGCTGAAATGTTCTAAGCGTTCTAACCATCCGTCAGCGAATTTGTACCTTGGAGTCATCTACTTTCCACCAGGATCGACATATCAACATGAACTTTTAGAGCACATCTACCACACAGTGGACAGTATCCGTACTAATGATATGTCTGCAATCATAACTGTTATGGGTGATTTCAATGGAAGATGTGTTAATATTGAACTTAATTTGGGTATGACCCAACTTGTATCATTTCCCACCCGTCAAAATGCTACACTTGATAAAATCTTCACAAATTACCCGGCGTTGTTCAACGAGGTGGAACAGTTAGCGCCACTCGGAAACAGTGACCATTGTTGCATCCTCGTCAAGCCTGTAACTGCGCTCCCCCGTCCACAGATAAACACATCCCACTGCCGACCATACAGAGATTCATCTGTTAGGTCTTTTGGTAGATGGATAGTTGATTTCAACTGGGAAAGTGTTATCAATGAATTGTCATCCACTGATAAGGTTGCTAATTTTCTGTCTCAAACTGAAACTGCCTATTATTGCCACTTCCCCCAAGTCAACCGCAAAAAGACTAACAATGATAAACCATGGATAACGAGGAAAATCAAGCGTCTCATAGATCAACGGCAATTGGCTTTTGCAAATAAGCAAAGAGATATATATTTGTGGCGTTCATTACGTAACCAAGTTAAGTACGCCATTCGTGAGGCAAAGGAATTGTTCTACAACAACTCGGtgaaaaatctaaaaaaaattgccaaccTGCACAATGGCACCGCCAAATACAAAGACTATGTCAGTTAAAAACTAAACACTCCACTATTCCTGTGCTAATTTTGATCCTAGTGCGACAGCTGAAGCCACCAATAATAATTTCACCAACATCTGTAATCAGCTGCCAAGTTTGAACCTGGAACTTTTACCATCATATTTACCAGCTGATTCACCACCGCCGGGTAATACATCGCCATCAAGTTCTGAAAGCACTTGAAAGAATAAAAGTTAACAAAGCTGGACATCCGTCAGATCTTCCACTTCGATTAATCAAGGAGTTTGCCATTGAACTATCATATCCTTTGACAAATGTATACAATGCCTGCATTAATGATGGAATCTTCCCCGATGTCTGGAAAACTGCTACAATTGTTCCAGTCCCTAAAGAGAAGAACATTTCGTCTCTTGACCAGCTCCGCCCCATCTCGCCCCattatggctttaaaaaaaaatggctgtcTCGATGAAGCTGCAGCAAAAGAACTTTACATGAGGCTTTTATTGGTATACACCGATACATACTTTATCTGAAATTTGCTTGTGACACTATTTTGGCAATCTCATCGACAGCTTACCTTTCGTTGTACCTATCTTGTAATAGCAGCCTCTATCGTTTATAAGAAAAAGTAAAtacattttctcaaaataccAAATTGGCATTGGCAAGTAGTTTGAACTATTATAGTAGTTTTAACATagtagttttaaaggcactttacaatattggtaattactcaaaatactagTTAGCATACAAACCTATTTGCACATTTGCCTTGGTATCTATCATTTTCGGATTCAGAATAAGGCAAACTAGTTATCAACTagttaccaacttttactcaaaaatgccgctcaAAGTTCCTGTTTTTAGGAAATCTGGTCGAGACTATTTGaattcatttacaaacgtaCGATAAAAACCAGTTAATCTCTTCATTAATGACAGGTAAAGGCATGTGGATATTCTGTGTCCCGTAAGCTAAGTTCATTTGCCACACGTCGTAGTAAAACACCCCAGTACCACGAAATGTGTTCCTCAATATTACTCCCAATTTCCAGATGGTATAGTCACTAGCATAGACCCTTCCGAGGAGCGAGCCATGTTCTCTCGGGTGCACACCCTTAATCACGATAGGGACGTCAGGGCATCGCTCCCGGAACCGTACAACAGCATCTTTGAGGAGTTGCGTGCGCTCGGCGTAGCTTTCAGTAGTCCACTGTGTGAAATGTCCCCATGGGCACAGCACGATGATGTACTTGCCGCAGGAATCGCTTGGTATGTTGTCTAGTACATCAACCTCGTAACGAGTTGTCTTTAGTGTTAGTTTGCTGTTCGTAACGACACGGGGATGGAAATAAAAACTCATCTCTATCTCGTCAGCTTTTAAATAATCATGCATCATAAACGCGGTTGTACCTTTGCCTAAATGTTCCCATGGTAAACCCATTTTCTTCATAAGGACGCTGTACCAAATCCTCACATTTGAATCTCCGTGAATGAACACGTGTTTATGACGGAGACAATTCTTTACAGCTCGAACGTCATCCCATCTACGAACTTTACACTGGAGGTTGTGCCAGTTATCGTTGAGCCAGAATCCATCGTTTACAAGGCGTTGGTCGTCTGGCTTGCAGATAGGTGCTTTGCTTTGATTAACGAAgtttgtttctgttgtgaaagtacaaaataaacttTCAAACTGGTAAATGATTCGAACAACTTTAAAGTCATTAAAGGGCCACATTGCCTTGAGATGaccgggcgagttggtctatggaaagcgtttgtaaccgtttgttataaaatgcaggtagttagaaagatgttttaaaagtagaatataatgatccacacaataattatgcctcgaaattgcgtcgttttccttttactttgcgaactaacacggtcggtcatttaaagaacacgttgccttggatcggtcgagttggtctttgaaaagcgtttgtaaccggtttttataaaatgcatatgggtagaaagatgatgtaaaagtagaatacaatgatccacacaaacatgcctcgaaattgcacggttttccttttacctcatcaactaagacgtcggccatttatgggggtcaaaattttgactcccataaatggccgaccatgttagttcgcacagtagaaggaaaaccacgcaatttcgaggcaaacttgtgtggatcattgtattctacttttaaaacatctttccaaccatatgcattttataaaaaaaacggttacaaacgcttttgttttgaccaactcgtccgatccaaggcaacgtgttcctttaaaggagaCTATGAAGATTTGACTCAAATAAAATTGGCGTGCCGTGTTTGTTCACAACGTAtgaggaaaaccgtgcaattttgtgtgacaatgggtcattgtattctacttttaaaatatctctccaACCACATGGATTtgaaacaaacggtttcaaatgcttttcatagaacaactcacccgatccaagggcaacatgtccctttaatgttGTCATTTTCGTTTTCGTGTTAATTTTCGTTTTCGTGTTcgtaaggcagtggacactagtggtaattactcaaaacatttgttttcataaaacctttcttgattacgagtaatgaggagagagTATAAAACcatgaacattgtgagaaacagctccctctgagatgacgtagttttcgagaaagaagtaattttacacgaatttgatttcaattcctcagatttagaatttgaggtctcgaaatcaagcatctgaaagcgcacaacttcgtgtgatggtGCGACAAGgcctgttttctttcattataatatctcgcaacttcgacgaccgattgagacCCAAAtactcacaggtttgttatttaatgcataaatatgttgagatacaccaagtgtgaagactagtctttgacaatttccaatagtgtccagtattttaaactttttaacaAGATCGCAGCTAACAGGACGCTGTGTTACCTGACCTTAAAAGAACTATACAATCACTAAAACTTAGCAAGTACTAATAACAGtattactgctgctgctgctactgctgctgctgctgctgctgctgctgttttgttgctgctgctgctgttgcctCTGCCTTTGcttttgttgctgctgctgctgctgctgccgccgccgccgccgccgctgctgcttctgctgctgctgctgctgctgttgttgctgctgctgctgctgctgctgttcttgttgctgttgctgctgctgctgctgctgctgccgccgccgccgccgctgCTGCTGccatgctgctgctgttgctgctgttgctgttgctgctgctgcggttgctgctgctgctgctgcggatgctgctgctgctgctgctgatgttgctgctaatgttgctgttgttgctgctgctgctgtagctgttgctgctgctgttgctgctgctgctgcatgctactgctgttgctgctgctgatgttgctgctgctgctgatgctgctgttcttgttgctgttgctgctgttgctgctgttgctgctgctgctgctgctgctactgtttttgctgctgctgctgctgctgctgcacaGCTGCAGGTAATATATTTGTTggttgttgatgttgctgtcgTATGCCTATAATACTATGTCAATACCAATACTAGTTCCGATACTAATACTCACTAGAAACAGCAACAAAGGCAGGTCCATGTGTAACTACAGCCGAGAAGTGCTTactgcaagaaaacaaaatgtattatggtttaaattttcaacaaatgaaaGCTGATAAATCTGGGGCCAACATCATAAACCTATCAAACACTATACCCCTTCCCAAATTCCTTTGCTAAGAAAAATTTGAGTCGGGGACCAGACACAGCAGTGCAATCTTAATGTATATTGGGCTGATATAACCTCATTCTGTTACTGTGATTAACgcattgttgtgcttacagggtttatgaaattgggccctgctataCCAAGAAAGCAGCTTCTGCTAAAAAAGACACGAGTCGAACTAGAAAATAAAAGCTTTTAAGGAGTTATGATTTCTGGATCATGTCAACATCAGATTCTGAGTCACAGTGGCCCTGTATATAATTCATTGTCATCATTGTTTACACACTTGAAGGGAACGGTACCTTGCTGATcgggtgagttggtctatagAAAAGCGTTcgaaaccgtttgttgtaaaatgcatatcccccccccccggtcCTGCAATATCTATGTAAGTTTACAACTTGAATCTACACATTCTATTATGTAGATTGTAGTAATAATTTTGCTAATGCATACTTATGTATCATAGACTGATCTTGATACATGTGGACTAATACATAAACTTGAACTTGACATGGTTCAAAGGATTACTTTCAAATAGACTGTGATAATCCACAcgaatatgcctcaaaatttcgtggttttccttttactttgcggactaacacgatcggccattttgaGTTTGACCCCACAAATTAGGGTGCCGTGTACAAGACGACCGAACAATTTCGAGGCGCAATCGTATGGATcactattctacttttaaaacatctttctaaccatattcatgttataacaaacggtagGGCCTCTACCAAACGTTTTTGGAAGACCAGCTcgcccgatcaaaggcaacgtgtccatTTAATGAAAAACATACTTATCGAAAAACTCTTTGTCGTCTGAAAGTAGTTGAGTGGTCCTTTCGTCAATGAGTTTAGGGTTTAAATGCACTGCTTGGATATCATTGCAACTTAATATTCGTGGCTTTTCACAGTAAAAAACCGTCAACCCCATGGCAGTTGGGTTGTAGTCAACCCTGCATAAGTTTGGTGACGTCACGTTCCTGAGAAGGTAACACAGCGTCCGTTCAGATGCGCTGTTGCTCGAAAACTCCCCTTCCCAGAACACACGTTTCTCCTGTGGCCAGTATTGTTGCTGAAGCCATTTTGTAGCCTTGCTCGATGCGGCTAGCGTCACATGAACATATGCAGTCCCTTCCCATCCTGCGTAAAAGAACACACTGTAAGATCCATTTTTGTGATCCACAACCTTTCCAGCAGTGCGCCCTCCCTTGGCCGGGTATGAACCAACGTCCGTTGTTAGAACTGGAAACCAGAAATCGCCACCAGTGACTTGGTTCCTCCCCTCGGCATCTTTCGCTTGGATGATAAAATGTGCCGTGTCGCCAACGTGAAGCTCCCCATTTGTGAGTCTGTAGATCGAGTGGAGGGCACTAGTCACCCGTAAGTTTTGCTTCAAGACTCTGCTTACGTGGACGATAGGTTGGACAGGCTTTGAAAGAAGCGGTTCATTCTGGTACGGATAGCCCTATaacataaaaattataaaaagggGTGTTCATGGCCGAGTATTTTGGAGCACCGAATTTTTGGCATCGGGATTAAAGGCTTCCTAGTCACAGTTATTTAGAagaggatttttttatttttttttattttgcaccaCTCTGCAGAGATGAAATAAAATAGGATCCCCCAACTAAAATGTTCTGCGGTCTCTATGCCTAGTTGGAGCGGTATTGGTAATGT contains the following coding sequences:
- the LOC139952582 gene encoding NXPE family member 3-like, translating into MLLFVVVISSALLVFHKGYPYQNEPLLSKPVQPIVHVSRVLKQNLRVTSALHSIYRLTNGELHVGDTAHFIIQAKDAEGRNQVTGGDFWFPVLTTDVGSYPAKGGRTAGKVVDHKNGSYSVFFYAGWEGTAYVHVTLAASSKATKWLQQQYWPQEKRVFWEGEFSSNSASERTLCYLLRNVTSPNLCRVDYNPTAMGLTVFYCEKPRILSCNDIQAVHLNPKLIDERTTQLLSDDKEFFDNKHFSAVVTHGPAFVAVSKTNFVNQSKAPICKPDDQRLVNDGFWLNDNWHNLQCKVRRWDDVRAVKNCLRHKHVFIHGDSNVRIWYSVLMKKMGLPWEHLGKGTTAFMMHDYLKADEIEMSFYFHPRVVTNSKLTLKTTRYEVDVLDNIPSDSCGKYIIVLCPWGHFTQWTTESYAERTQLLKDAVVRFRERCPDVPIVIKGVHPREHGSLLGRVYASDYTIWKLGVILRNTFRGTGVFYYDVWQMNLAYGTQNIHMPLPVINEEINWFLSYVCK